A stretch of the Halomonas sp. CH40 genome encodes the following:
- a CDS encoding EAL domain-containing protein: protein MPHLPDPPTHSLSLPGRRLWWRALGIYVASLILMVVILSGLLFDQYHQEMRNAHEHNATRASLIAEWVHTTFALSDHALKDIELLLAPPLEISLRDGLLLEELLMAKADSMALISEISVINRHGSVLASTSSVHPPGYDVRRMSFFRDLKEGPNTSYISPLFWSAFDRDYRVLHAHALYDSSETFNGAVVVQLMPKVFSQALQHLDTHQGESIAVMDTQGRLLARRPDVMFELGMETTQNSETAAFLENHDRQRAMRLHSPVDGEERLYWMERLEGLPFSVVVGESTERLLAGWKQRFWILTLIASVIALLGAWVVRHYCNRLYLAEQLRHRVEEREDARAQAQMREARLEALVQSIQDMIFVFDQRGCFTYIHALNENRLLQDKEDVLGQHYSEVMPPEVTEALNSVFYRVQHNRQVEELEYSLPVADDVRYFHAVLSPLADAGGDFNGVLAAVRDVTEARLNEAELRIAATAFKTHLGILITDSQGRIIKVNDTFTRITGYREDEVLGENPRMFSSGRHGDDFYKILWSSVAEKGSWEGEIWNRRKNGQIFPEWLTISAVKDGQGNLTHYVATLSDITEHKAAEQEIHQLAFFDPLTGLANRRLFLDRMEAVLKAHERDNKLGALLFIDLDNFKQVNDTLGHYAGDKLLQSMALELTDVLRETDTLARLGGDEFAVLIEGLGNNREQTAELAENIAHKLLMAIRRPIEVNDDTVLVTGSIGISLIEGIDHGIDDYLQQADMALFQAKEAGRDILSFFDPEMQAALISRARLENDMRLALANEQWKLVYQPQVDVHGMPTGVEALLRWQHPERGTISPGEFIPLLESTRLINDVGEWVLETACHQLAEWQEQPQTAGLSMAVNISPVQFREDSFVPKVKAILRRTGAPADKLKLEVTETLFVDVSDNALRKMSHLRHQGVRFSLDDFGTGYSSLSYLAHLPLDQLKIDQSFVREVLDSRANASIVESTIALAKSLGLSVIAEGVETETQRGWLKDNGCLDYQGYLFGRPMSAAEIEKLM, encoded by the coding sequence ATGCCACATCTGCCTGACCCTCCTACCCATTCCTTGTCATTGCCTGGCCGCCGTTTATGGTGGCGCGCTCTGGGGATATATGTAGCGTCGCTGATCTTGATGGTAGTCATCCTTTCCGGGCTTCTGTTCGACCAATACCATCAGGAAATGCGCAACGCCCATGAACATAATGCCACTCGAGCCAGCCTGATTGCTGAATGGGTTCACACCACCTTTGCGCTAAGCGATCATGCATTAAAAGATATTGAACTGCTTTTGGCCCCGCCGCTGGAGATCTCCCTGAGAGATGGTCTTCTCCTGGAAGAGTTGCTTATGGCAAAGGCCGACAGCATGGCGCTGATCAGCGAGATTTCAGTTATCAATCGCCATGGCAGCGTTCTAGCCAGCACCAGCTCGGTACATCCGCCCGGTTACGATGTGCGCCGCATGTCTTTTTTTCGCGACTTGAAAGAAGGCCCAAATACTTCTTATATCAGCCCGCTTTTCTGGTCAGCCTTTGATCGCGATTATCGGGTGCTCCATGCTCATGCGCTGTATGACAGTAGCGAGACATTCAATGGTGCCGTGGTGGTTCAACTGATGCCAAAGGTGTTTTCACAAGCCTTGCAGCATCTGGATACGCATCAGGGAGAAAGTATTGCGGTCATGGATACACAAGGACGTTTACTGGCTCGCCGGCCTGACGTCATGTTTGAGCTGGGTATGGAAACCACCCAGAACTCTGAAACAGCGGCTTTTCTGGAAAATCATGATAGACAGCGTGCCATGCGCCTGCATTCGCCAGTTGACGGGGAGGAACGTCTTTACTGGATGGAGCGTCTTGAAGGGCTGCCCTTCAGCGTGGTGGTGGGCGAAAGTACTGAGAGGTTGCTGGCCGGCTGGAAACAGCGTTTTTGGATACTAACCCTGATTGCCAGCGTGATTGCCCTGCTAGGTGCCTGGGTGGTACGCCATTACTGCAACCGCTTGTATCTGGCTGAACAGCTGCGGCATCGGGTTGAGGAACGTGAAGACGCACGTGCCCAGGCGCAGATGCGTGAAGCGCGGCTTGAAGCGTTAGTGCAGTCGATACAGGACATGATTTTCGTGTTTGATCAGCGTGGCTGCTTTACCTATATACACGCGCTGAATGAAAATCGACTGCTACAGGATAAGGAAGACGTGCTGGGTCAGCACTACAGTGAAGTCATGCCCCCTGAAGTTACGGAAGCACTTAACAGTGTTTTCTATCGTGTGCAGCATAACCGGCAGGTTGAAGAGTTGGAATACTCGCTACCCGTAGCCGACGATGTGCGCTATTTCCATGCGGTGCTGAGCCCGCTGGCGGATGCCGGTGGAGATTTCAACGGTGTGCTGGCTGCCGTGCGTGATGTAACTGAAGCACGTCTTAATGAAGCAGAGTTGCGCATAGCCGCCACTGCCTTCAAGACTCACCTGGGTATTCTGATTACCGATAGCCAGGGACGAATTATCAAGGTCAACGATACCTTTACCCGAATTACCGGCTACCGTGAGGACGAAGTGCTCGGGGAAAACCCGCGGATGTTCAGCTCTGGCCGACACGGTGATGATTTCTACAAGATCCTGTGGTCAAGCGTAGCGGAAAAAGGCAGTTGGGAAGGGGAAATCTGGAATCGGCGCAAGAATGGTCAGATATTCCCCGAGTGGCTGACCATCAGTGCCGTCAAAGACGGGCAGGGCAACCTGACCCACTATGTGGCGACGCTAAGCGATATTACCGAACACAAGGCTGCCGAACAGGAAATTCATCAGCTGGCGTTTTTTGACCCGCTGACCGGGCTTGCCAACCGGCGCCTGTTTCTTGACCGGATGGAAGCAGTGCTCAAGGCCCATGAACGCGATAATAAGCTGGGCGCGCTGCTGTTCATTGATCTGGATAATTTCAAGCAGGTCAACGATACCCTGGGCCACTACGCAGGTGACAAGCTGCTTCAAAGCATGGCGCTTGAGCTGACTGATGTACTGCGTGAAACCGATACCCTGGCTCGCCTGGGCGGCGATGAGTTTGCGGTTCTGATTGAAGGACTGGGTAATAATAGAGAACAGACAGCTGAACTGGCAGAAAATATTGCCCACAAGCTGTTGATGGCGATCCGTCGCCCTATTGAGGTCAACGACGATACTGTGCTGGTTACCGGCAGTATCGGTATTAGCCTGATCGAAGGGATTGATCATGGTATCGATGACTACCTTCAGCAGGCGGATATGGCTCTTTTCCAGGCCAAGGAGGCCGGGCGCGATATCCTGAGTTTCTTTGACCCGGAAATGCAGGCCGCGCTGATTTCCCGGGCACGTCTGGAAAATGATATGCGCCTGGCGCTGGCCAATGAACAGTGGAAGCTGGTCTACCAGCCTCAGGTGGATGTCCATGGTATGCCCACCGGCGTTGAGGCTTTGCTACGCTGGCAGCATCCGGAGCGGGGCACGATCTCGCCCGGTGAGTTTATCCCACTGCTGGAAAGTACCCGCCTGATTAACGACGTAGGTGAGTGGGTGCTGGAAACGGCTTGCCACCAGCTGGCCGAATGGCAGGAGCAACCGCAGACGGCAGGCTTGAGTATGGCGGTGAACATCAGCCCTGTGCAGTTCCGGGAAGACAGCTTTGTACCTAAGGTGAAGGCCATTCTGCGTCGTACCGGAGCGCCTGCTGATAAACTCAAACTGGAAGTGACTGAAACCCTGTTTGTGGATGTCAGCGATAACGCCCTGCGCAAGATGTCGCATTTACGACACCAGGGCGTGCGTTTTTCATTGGATGACTTTGGTACCGGCTATTCATCTCTGTCTTACCTGGCGCACCTGCCGCTGGACCAACTCAAGATTGACCAGAGCTTTGTGCGTGAAGTGCTCGACAGCCGGGCCAACGCCTCCATCGTGGAAAGTACCATAGCGCTGGCCAAAAGCCTTGGCCTCAGCGTCATTGCCGAAGGGGTAGAAACCGAAACACAGCGGGGCTGGCTGAAAGATAATGGCTGCCTGGACTACCAGGGCTACCTGTTCGGACGCCCCATGTCGGCAGCAGAGATTGAAAAGCTGATGTAG
- a CDS encoding GTP-binding protein → MAIPVHIITGFLGSGKTTLIHNLISNKPVDETWAILVNEFGQIGIDQAMFEQRDDVVVKGLPGGCLCCQLAFVLQAGLVNLLARSKPDRVIIEPSGLGHPAGLIDLLRSEAFEGALEIRDIIATLDPRRLDDPKAREHETFKDQLAMADAIAVTQSEHSSADQLARAHKLANSQWPPRKWVQEAVHGELPINLLLDSGTHQAPAASIPSSHQPSALPPQLEGGFFDLPPAPGNPQLETGTSLGYTSLGLRWHPADLLDLDLFSAALTRLPDAARIKGVLHTLDGWKQLNRAGGAFQLAATVWRQDSRLEIILPDDVALDTQAFITQLKACLVESQSTTA, encoded by the coding sequence ATGGCAATTCCGGTACATATCATCACGGGCTTTCTGGGCAGCGGCAAGACAACACTTATCCACAACCTGATTTCGAACAAGCCTGTGGATGAAACCTGGGCCATTCTGGTCAATGAGTTTGGCCAGATCGGCATCGATCAGGCCATGTTCGAACAGCGTGATGACGTGGTGGTTAAAGGCCTGCCCGGCGGTTGCCTGTGCTGTCAGCTGGCTTTTGTGCTGCAGGCCGGGCTGGTTAACCTCTTGGCCCGCTCCAAGCCCGACCGGGTGATCATTGAGCCCTCTGGCCTGGGTCACCCGGCTGGCCTGATTGACCTTTTGCGCAGCGAAGCCTTTGAAGGTGCCCTGGAAATCCGCGATATTATCGCCACCCTTGACCCACGCCGCCTGGATGACCCTAAAGCTCGCGAGCATGAGACCTTCAAGGATCAGCTAGCCATGGCCGATGCGATTGCCGTCACCCAGAGTGAACACAGCAGCGCCGACCAGCTGGCCCGCGCCCATAAACTTGCCAATAGCCAATGGCCGCCACGCAAATGGGTACAGGAAGCCGTGCACGGTGAATTGCCCATTAATCTACTGCTGGATAGCGGAACCCATCAGGCACCCGCGGCCAGCATCCCCAGCAGCCATCAGCCCAGTGCGTTACCGCCGCAGCTAGAGGGCGGCTTTTTTGACCTGCCGCCTGCGCCGGGCAATCCACAACTGGAAACGGGTACCTCGCTGGGCTATACCAGCCTGGGATTACGCTGGCATCCGGCCGACCTGCTGGATCTTGACCTGTTCAGCGCAGCGTTGACCCGGCTGCCTGATGCAGCGCGTATCAAGGGCGTTTTGCATACGCTTGACGGCTGGAAACAGCTCAACCGGGCTGGCGGCGCCTTTCAGCTAGCCGCCACCGTCTGGCGCCAGGACTCGCGTCTGGAAATCATCCTGCCTGACGATGTTGCGCTGGACACACAAGCGTTTATTACCCAGCTCAAGGCATGTTTGGTGGAGAGCCAAAGCACAACCGCCTGA
- the moaA gene encoding GTP 3',8-cyclase MoaA, producing MTEQLIDDFGRRVNYVRLSVTDRCDFRCVYCMSEEMTFLPRAQVLTLEEMGMIARAFTEMGVEKIRLTGGEPLVRRGIEQLVDEIGSLPGLNDFTMTTNGASLRKHAKRLHDGGMKRLNISLDSLDPERFKQLTRTGDLNKVIDGLRAAQEAGFERIKLNAVILKGRNDDEVLDLVEFARHEGVDISFIEEMPLGDVSDHNRDETYCSSDEVQALIEHRYPLVPTTETTAGPSRYFRMADSASQIGFISPHSHNFCSSCNRVRVTVEGRLLLCLGNEHSVDLRAVLRRYPGDMPALKDAIRKALPLKPERHHFTTDGDVQVVRFMNMTGG from the coding sequence ATGACCGAACAACTGATTGATGACTTTGGCCGCCGGGTCAACTATGTACGCCTCTCGGTCACTGACCGCTGTGATTTTCGCTGCGTTTACTGCATGAGCGAGGAGATGACCTTTCTGCCGCGTGCCCAGGTACTGACCCTAGAAGAGATGGGCATGATTGCCCGCGCCTTTACCGAAATGGGTGTCGAGAAAATTCGCCTGACCGGCGGCGAGCCTCTGGTACGCCGCGGCATTGAGCAGCTGGTAGACGAAATCGGCAGCCTACCCGGGTTGAACGACTTCACCATGACCACTAACGGCGCCAGCCTACGCAAACATGCCAAGCGCCTGCACGATGGCGGCATGAAACGGTTGAACATCAGCCTTGACTCCCTCGATCCTGAGCGCTTCAAGCAGCTCACCCGCACAGGTGATCTCAACAAGGTCATCGATGGACTCCGCGCTGCTCAGGAAGCCGGCTTTGAGCGCATCAAGCTCAATGCAGTGATCCTCAAGGGGCGCAATGACGACGAAGTGCTCGACCTGGTGGAATTTGCCCGCCACGAAGGCGTGGATATCAGCTTTATCGAGGAAATGCCGCTAGGCGATGTCTCTGACCATAACCGCGATGAAACCTACTGCTCAAGTGATGAGGTTCAGGCGCTGATTGAGCACCGCTACCCTCTGGTGCCCACCACGGAAACCACTGCCGGGCCATCGCGCTATTTCAGAATGGCCGACAGTGCTTCACAGATTGGTTTTATTTCGCCTCACAGCCACAATTTCTGCTCCAGCTGCAATCGGGTGCGGGTCACGGTGGAAGGTCGATTACTGCTGTGCCTGGGTAACGAGCACTCGGTGGATCTGCGCGCCGTCCTGCGCCGCTACCCCGGTGATATGCCGGCACTGAAAGACGCTATTCGCAAGGCGTTACCACTGAAACCCGAGCGACATCACTTTACGACCGACGGCGACGTTCAGGTCGTGCGTTTCATGAACATGACAGGCGGCTAG
- a CDS encoding molybdopterin-binding protein — protein sequence MSHATLSAPSSLSCFELGEQMLSVEQARTALATLIEAPLGHERLALAQAHGRRLAEAIHAPINVPQNTNAAMDGIALAWPRQASKKESAQTRWPLAGSIFAGDQFTGQVAAGACVRITTGAPLPAGTDTVIMREQLQENADDVVVLQPERVRYGQNVRQAGEDIQQGEVALPAGIRLDAASLGLTASLGIDSVNVWRRPKVAVFSTGNEVTAPGEPLPPAGIYDANRFTLAGLLKQQGAEVMDLGILPDDQAKIQAALEHAAQHSDLVLTSGGVSVGQADFTRAALESLGQLAFWRVAIRPGRPLACGLLTERRTPLVGLPGNPVAVMVTFLQFVVPLLRRLEGQPATPPDYLYAIADETLPSRAGRTDYLRGIFHSTADGRLHVRSTGAQGSGILSSMVAANCLIELPDSCTGVVSGDILRVQPLMPMAGEKTV from the coding sequence ATGAGTCACGCGACCCTTTCCGCGCCTAGCTCACTGTCCTGCTTTGAGTTGGGCGAACAGATGCTCAGCGTTGAGCAGGCGCGCACGGCCCTGGCCACCCTGATAGAAGCACCGCTGGGGCACGAAAGGCTTGCCTTGGCGCAGGCTCATGGCCGCCGTTTGGCGGAAGCCATTCATGCTCCGATCAATGTGCCCCAGAACACCAATGCGGCCATGGACGGCATCGCCCTGGCCTGGCCCAGGCAAGCGTCAAAAAAGGAATCAGCGCAGACCCGTTGGCCGCTGGCGGGCAGCATCTTTGCCGGTGACCAGTTTACCGGCCAGGTCGCGGCGGGGGCCTGTGTGCGTATCACCACCGGCGCCCCTTTGCCTGCGGGTACTGATACCGTCATCATGCGTGAGCAGCTGCAGGAAAACGCCGATGATGTCGTGGTCTTACAGCCCGAACGGGTACGCTACGGCCAGAATGTGCGTCAGGCTGGGGAAGATATTCAGCAAGGCGAGGTGGCCCTGCCCGCCGGTATCCGCCTGGATGCCGCCTCATTGGGGCTGACGGCATCACTGGGGATCGACAGCGTCAACGTCTGGCGGCGCCCGAAAGTGGCGGTGTTTTCGACTGGCAACGAAGTCACCGCCCCTGGCGAGCCGCTACCGCCTGCGGGTATTTATGATGCTAACCGCTTTACCCTGGCAGGGCTTTTAAAGCAGCAGGGTGCTGAGGTCATGGATCTGGGTATCCTGCCGGATGACCAGGCAAAGATTCAGGCAGCGCTCGAACACGCCGCTCAACACAGCGATCTGGTACTGACCAGCGGTGGGGTTTCGGTTGGCCAGGCAGATTTCACCCGTGCCGCCCTTGAATCGCTTGGCCAGCTGGCCTTCTGGCGCGTGGCCATTCGCCCTGGCCGCCCGCTGGCGTGCGGGCTATTGACCGAAAGGCGTACCCCTCTAGTGGGATTGCCGGGCAACCCCGTGGCGGTTATGGTCACTTTTCTGCAGTTTGTCGTACCGCTGCTCAGGCGCCTTGAAGGTCAGCCTGCCACACCGCCGGATTACCTATATGCCATTGCTGATGAAACGCTGCCAAGCCGCGCCGGGCGCACTGACTATTTACGCGGCATTTTTCACAGCACAGCGGATGGCCGCTTGCACGTGCGCAGCACCGGTGCCCAGGGGTCTGGCATCCTGAGCTCCATGGTCGCTGCCAACTGCCTGATTGAACTGCCTGACAGCTGCACAGGTGTCGTCTCTGGCGATATTCTCAGGGTGCAGCCGCTGATGCCAATGGCAGGGGAGAAAACCGTATGA
- the mobA gene encoding molybdenum cofactor guanylyltransferase gives MIATQDLTAMILAGGEGRRMGGRDKGLETFSAPGLPEAPLIRHVAERFHGQTAELLINANRNLESYRQHGDRVIEDAEGGFQGPLMGIYSGLRAAQTPWLVIAPCDSPALPMDLVARMVAGIGSHAIGVADDGERMHPVVALIRTDLADDLFDALQAGERKIDRWYARHPWCRIDISDCPEAFANLNTPEEKSRLEATLSSRSSFQQGAV, from the coding sequence ATGATTGCCACACAGGACCTTACCGCCATGATCCTCGCCGGTGGCGAAGGCCGCCGAATGGGCGGGCGCGACAAAGGCCTTGAAACCTTCAGCGCCCCTGGCTTGCCTGAAGCTCCGCTGATTCGCCACGTTGCCGAACGCTTTCACGGCCAGACTGCTGAGCTGTTGATCAATGCCAACCGCAACCTTGAGAGTTACCGCCAGCATGGCGATCGCGTGATCGAAGACGCTGAAGGCGGCTTTCAGGGGCCACTGATGGGCATCTACAGCGGCCTGCGCGCCGCGCAAACGCCCTGGCTGGTGATTGCCCCCTGCGATTCTCCGGCTCTGCCGATGGATCTGGTGGCGCGCATGGTCGCAGGGATTGGCTCGCATGCCATTGGCGTTGCCGATGATGGTGAGCGTATGCACCCTGTGGTGGCGCTGATTCGCACTGATCTGGCGGATGATCTTTTTGATGCATTACAGGCGGGCGAGCGCAAGATAGACCGCTGGTATGCGCGCCATCCCTGGTGCCGGATTGATATCAGCGACTGCCCGGAGGCCTTTGCTAACCTGAACACGCCAGAAGAAAAATCCCGACTGGAAGCCACTCTGAGTTCTCGGTCATCGTTTCAACAAGGTGCCGTATGA
- a CDS encoding formate dehydrogenase accessory sulfurtransferase FdhD — MPDIALSHARLPATTLVEVVDAFGDTREQAIAAERALTVYLNKREIVTLMSLGDDPEALVVGYLRNQGLLRSAEDLVAVQVDWDVEAAVVITRHVPEDLEERLGTRTVTTGCGQGTVFGKLLDQTALTALPDTQLAQSTLYALLNNLNSYNETYKSAGAVHGCALCQQAQVLDFVEDVGRHNAVDTLAGRQWLQEAESTSADIFYTTGRLTSEMVLKVAQMGISILVSRSGVTQKGVELAERFGVMLVARAKGKQFQAINAGQRLTLDAIPSRPPRARSSQHAMQLEKQPEKDRLTAQEQTP; from the coding sequence ATGCCTGATATCGCTTTGAGCCACGCTCGGCTTCCGGCCACTACGCTGGTCGAAGTAGTGGATGCGTTTGGCGATACCCGCGAACAGGCGATTGCCGCTGAGCGCGCCCTGACGGTTTATCTGAACAAGCGAGAAATCGTTACCCTGATGTCGCTGGGCGATGACCCCGAAGCGCTGGTGGTGGGCTATCTGCGTAATCAGGGCCTGCTGCGCAGCGCCGAGGATCTGGTCGCAGTTCAGGTTGATTGGGATGTGGAAGCCGCTGTGGTAATTACCCGCCACGTGCCAGAAGACCTGGAAGAACGCCTGGGTACGCGTACCGTGACCACCGGCTGCGGCCAGGGCACGGTATTTGGCAAACTGCTGGATCAAACCGCGCTGACTGCCCTGCCTGACACTCAGCTCGCCCAATCAACGCTTTATGCGCTGCTTAACAACCTCAACAGCTACAACGAAACCTATAAAAGCGCCGGCGCCGTGCACGGCTGCGCCCTCTGCCAGCAGGCTCAGGTACTCGATTTTGTTGAAGATGTGGGGCGTCATAACGCCGTGGATACCCTGGCGGGCCGCCAATGGCTGCAAGAAGCCGAGAGTACCTCTGCCGATATCTTTTACACCACCGGGCGCTTGACCTCGGAAATGGTGCTCAAGGTCGCCCAGATGGGCATCAGCATTCTGGTTTCCCGCTCCGGCGTAACCCAGAAAGGCGTTGAGCTGGCCGAACGTTTTGGCGTCATGCTGGTTGCCCGCGCCAAGGGCAAGCAGTTCCAGGCCATTAACGCCGGCCAGCGTCTGACGCTGGATGCCATACCGTCTCGCCCTCCCAGGGCGCGCAGTTCCCAACACGCCATGCAGCTTGAAAAACAACCTGAAAAAGACCGCCTGACCGCTCAGGAGCAGACGCCATGA
- a CDS encoding DUF3305 domain-containing protein, translating into MHDNQRPLSVTLTEESKKVGRFRIRQWRLGQLTPGEQGPNVVWLQLTMTERAAYRFNLRSDTPQLFVRAGFSGDVPAPEAISASQEVAAGWMDGEQQVFEAPMPMALQVWIEGYLARHGEAPVEGRKKKRKGAGRARELLTSRSGEQPAGKTPETGQTDNEEPSL; encoded by the coding sequence ATGCATGATAATCAACGCCCGCTAAGCGTTACGCTGACAGAAGAATCCAAGAAAGTCGGCAGATTCCGCATTCGTCAATGGCGTCTTGGCCAGCTGACGCCAGGTGAGCAGGGCCCGAATGTGGTGTGGTTGCAGCTCACGATGACAGAGCGAGCGGCGTATCGCTTCAACCTGAGATCCGACACGCCGCAGCTGTTTGTGCGCGCCGGGTTCAGCGGTGACGTGCCTGCCCCGGAAGCCATCAGCGCCAGCCAGGAAGTGGCGGCGGGCTGGATGGACGGTGAACAGCAGGTCTTTGAAGCGCCCATGCCCATGGCCCTTCAGGTATGGATAGAAGGCTACCTGGCGCGTCACGGTGAGGCACCCGTTGAAGGGCGCAAGAAAAAACGCAAGGGCGCCGGGCGTGCACGTGAGTTACTCACTTCTCGCAGTGGTGAGCAACCGGCCGGAAAAACGCCAGAAACGGGCCAGACAGATAATGAGGAGCCAAGTCTATGA
- a CDS encoding DUF3306 domain-containing protein — protein sequence MSRFERWSRAKRGLPVDDASALEEDSSPGEPLSSAVAEDEALKSGAPGVDELPEATVPEEVPPAPGSLDHTLPDPETLDAGSDFSAFMSPGVSSALRRKALRQLWSTGDYNIRDGLNDYDQDFKAQLKPMAADMADKVRQWSKKVEDALDESATGEAPDARPVKEEHQVVGEEEKEATRGEDTSSQEVSPLKQQANNANSDQDQQMP from the coding sequence ATGAGCCGCTTTGAACGCTGGTCGCGAGCCAAGCGCGGCCTGCCGGTTGATGATGCATCAGCGCTGGAAGAGGATTCGTCTCCCGGCGAACCGTTATCCTCGGCAGTGGCGGAGGATGAAGCTCTCAAGAGTGGGGCGCCGGGAGTCGACGAGCTGCCAGAAGCGACTGTTCCTGAGGAAGTACCCCCCGCACCGGGCAGCCTCGATCACACCCTGCCTGACCCGGAAACCCTCGATGCCGGCAGCGACTTCAGCGCTTTCATGTCCCCTGGGGTCAGTAGTGCGTTGCGACGCAAGGCGCTTCGCCAGCTGTGGTCAACCGGTGATTATAATATTCGTGATGGGCTCAATGATTACGATCAGGATTTCAAGGCGCAGCTGAAACCCATGGCGGCTGATATGGCCGATAAGGTTAGACAATGGTCTAAAAAAGTTGAAGACGCTCTGGATGAATCGGCAACGGGTGAGGCGCCTGATGCACGCCCCGTAAAAGAGGAACATCAAGTGGTAGGAGAGGAAGAAAAAGAAGCCACACGCGGTGAAGATACAAGTTCTCAGGAGGTGTCGCCGTTGAAACAGCAAGCCAATAACGCCAACAGTGATCAAGATCAGCAGATGCCGTGA
- a CDS encoding 4Fe-4S binding protein: MNQSIPLASVDDQRNSQAKEAVRQRVSWPVNLTPANVTYHSRGHALVMGSEREARQAARLLMTDANTPAGQGLASITLLFTAATQGGALESDSDLLAATQALTAQALTRHQVEQLQISGYLGAFNVRIAGEEPLDLARVLIQREAFDLILDLTPTPCMAVELPPPGYRLFDWQAEQGRQETLADFAALTGEFDKPRYFQVNSDLCAHSSSGNIGCTRCLDVCPADAISSHQGRIESRIEIDPFLCQGVGSCTSACPTGAIEFRLPETRRQQETLSSWLGAYREAGGTHPVLRFVTHDTLAAEQQADDQTAGHVLDIPLEELGSAGHDQWLTGLAAGAAEIRVQYHPDMPARLSAFLDAQLAQARALLASLGLESERVQALSPDDRAARDALPKGLPLTEQPLTLEAPQKRARFNQVLARLAELGEPVPERQAVPAGAPYGAIAVDSDACTLCMACVSNCPTPALKAGGDRPALSFLEADCVQCGLCADACPEQAITLMPGFLAAPERETRQTCHEEAAFECINCGKPFATVSTVAAIKQKLADHPYFAGDAMARLEMCEDCRVKDVWQTMARDPDAQLKV; encoded by the coding sequence ATGAATCAGTCAATCCCCCTGGCGTCCGTTGACGACCAGCGTAATAGTCAAGCCAAGGAGGCCGTACGCCAGCGTGTTTCCTGGCCGGTGAACCTGACGCCTGCCAACGTCACCTATCATAGCCGAGGGCATGCTCTGGTGATGGGCAGTGAGCGCGAAGCCCGCCAGGCAGCCCGCTTGCTGATGACGGATGCCAACACCCCGGCAGGCCAGGGTCTGGCCTCCATCACTCTGCTGTTTACCGCGGCGACACAAGGCGGCGCGCTGGAGAGTGATAGTGATCTGCTGGCGGCTACCCAGGCATTGACCGCTCAAGCACTGACCCGACACCAGGTAGAGCAACTGCAGATCAGCGGCTATCTGGGCGCTTTCAATGTCCGCATTGCAGGTGAGGAGCCGCTGGATCTGGCTCGCGTCTTGATCCAGCGCGAGGCGTTCGACCTGATTCTCGATTTGACTCCGACGCCCTGCATGGCAGTCGAACTTCCACCGCCGGGGTATAGGCTCTTCGACTGGCAAGCCGAACAGGGGCGTCAGGAGACGCTGGCCGATTTTGCCGCGCTGACGGGGGAATTCGATAAACCGCGCTATTTTCAGGTCAACTCTGATCTGTGCGCGCACTCTTCCAGCGGTAACATCGGCTGCACCCGCTGCCTGGATGTCTGCCCGGCGGATGCGATCAGTAGCCATCAGGGGCGTATCGAGTCGCGTATCGAGATTGACCCTTTCCTGTGCCAGGGTGTGGGCAGCTGTACCAGCGCCTGCCCCACCGGGGCGATTGAATTCCGCCTGCCGGAAACCCGCCGCCAGCAGGAAACCCTGAGCAGCTGGCTCGGCGCCTATCGCGAGGCGGGTGGCACCCATCCGGTACTCCGCTTTGTGACCCACGACACCCTGGCGGCTGAGCAGCAGGCGGATGACCAGACCGCTGGCCATGTGCTGGATATCCCGCTGGAAGAGCTGGGGTCGGCAGGCCACGATCAATGGCTGACCGGGCTGGCGGCAGGGGCCGCTGAAATTCGCGTGCAGTACCACCCTGACATGCCTGCACGGCTGAGTGCATTTCTGGACGCCCAATTGGCTCAGGCACGCGCACTACTGGCCTCGCTTGGGCTGGAGAGTGAACGCGTTCAGGCCCTCTCCCCGGATGATCGCGCGGCGCGTGATGCGCTGCCAAAGGGGCTGCCGCTCACCGAGCAGCCGCTGACCCTGGAGGCACCACAAAAGCGCGCCCGTTTCAATCAGGTGCTGGCGCGTCTGGCTGAATTGGGTGAGCCAGTACCCGAGCGTCAGGCCGTGCCTGCTGGCGCACCTTATGGTGCCATCGCGGTAGATAGCGACGCCTGCACCCTGTGCATGGCCTGTGTGAGCAACTGCCCGACACCGGCTCTCAAGGCAGGCGGTGACCGGCCAGCATTAAGCTTTCTGGAAGCCGACTGTGTGCAGTGTGGGCTATGTGCTGACGCCTGCCCGGAGCAGGCGATTACCCTGATGCCCGGTTTTCTGGCGGCCCCTGAGCGCGAAACGCGCCAGACCTGCCATGAAGAGGCGGCGTTTGAATGTATCAACTGCGGCAAGCCGTTTGCCACGGTCAGCACCGTTGCAGCCATCAAGCAGAAGCTGGCGGATCACCCCTATTTTGCGGGCGATGCCATGGCGCGCCTGGAAATGTGCGAGGACTGCCGGGTAAAAGATGTCTGGCAGACCATGGCCCGCGACCCTGATGCACAATTGAAGGTGTAA